Sequence from the Terriglobales bacterium genome:
CCATCAGCAAAGGCGTAACATCCCGGACAGCGCAGCGGGCATTCCTTCGTAATCTCAATCGACAGCGATGGCTTCTGCCCTGTCAGAATCTTTCCCCATGCCTGAAAAACTTCTTTCGTCTGCATAACGCTCCTTTGTGTGGATGCGCGAATGTCATGCGCGTGCCGACAGCTTGTATTCCGTGTGTCTCGAACTTGAGAAAAGGAGAGTGGAAGGATTAACAGATCCGGGTGCAGAGAAGCGATCGGTCGAGCGGCGACCCACTCTCTAGCTGCTTACCGAACAAAACCGGGGCGAAGGGAGCGATGGTAAAGGTGAAAAACGGAAATAGCCACAGAACATAGCAGAAGCAAGACTGACTGGAACTCGTGGCCGCCATTTCCGGCAGCGGCGAAATGAGAACATACAAAACAGCTACTGCAACCACAACAACCACGACCGCCTTGGCTCGAGATGACACTATCTTTAACGATACGCCGCGAACAGTCGCTTTGTCATGCGCCCAACCGGCGGACGGTCGAAGCCATGTCCAGGTTTTGCCGCTGAATGAGAATAGAACGTTAGGAGATGGCTCCCGCCCGTTATTCCGTCCAGCGCCTGAAAATCAATGAGCCGTTGGTTCCGCCAAATCCAAATGAATTGGAAAGCGCGATCTCAATCTTGGTTTGCCGTGACTTATTCGGCACGTAGTCAAGGTCACATTCGGGATCTGGTTTGTCGAGGTTGATTGTCGGCGGGAGACACTGATCGCGCAGTGCCAAAACGGTAATGCCGGCCTCGAGACCGCCAGCGCCGCCGAGCAGATGGCCGGTCATAGATTTCGTCGAGCTGACGGCGAGACCGTTTTTTGCGTGCTCACCGAAGGCCCGTTTGATGGCTTTGGTTTCGAGAACGTCGCCCAGCGGAGTCGATGTGCCATGGACGTTGATGTAGTCGATCTGTTCCGGTTTGACGCCTGCATCCGCCATGGCCGCCACCATCACGCGGTATCCGCCTTCCCCTTCTTCTGCGGGCTGCGTGATGTGGTACGCATCGGCGCTCATCCCATACCCGATGATCTCGGCAAAGATCGGAGCTCCTCGACGACGTGCAAAATCCAGCTCTTCGAGAATCAGGATGCCGGCGCCTTCGCCGATCACAAACCCATCGCGATCGACATCGAATGGGCGACTTGCTTTTTCCGGAGCATCGTTACGCGTGGAGAGCGCGCGCATGGCGGCAAATCCGCCGACGCCCATCGGCGTAATCGCCGCTTCTGTTCCCCCCGCGATCATTACGTCCGCAGCACCGCGCGCGATAATCTTGAACGCATCGCCGATCGAGTGCGCGCTGGTTGTGCAGGCCGTCGCCGTCGCCTCATTCGGACCTTTCGCGCCGTAGCGAATGCTCACGTGGCCGGCTGCAAGATTGATAATTGCGGCAGGGATGAAGAATGGTGAAATCTTGCGCGGGCCGCCCTGAATCAGATTCGAGTGCTCGCGCTCAATGATGTCGAATCCGCCGATGCCTGAGCCGATGTGAACGCCCACGCGCTCGGCGATGTCCGGCGTGATGCTCAGCCCTGCCATCTTGACCGCTTCATCGGTTGCGGCCATGCAGACATGAATGAAGCGGCCCATCTTGCGGGCTTCTTTTTTCTCGATGAAGTTGAGCGGATCGAAGTTCTTGACTTCGGCGGCGATGGTGCACGCAAAGCCAGTCGTGTCGAAGCCGGTAATCTGCGCAACGCCGCTCTTGCCGGCCAGCAGATTCGTCCAGACCTCCGGGCTGGTGTTGCCCACCCCGCAAATGAGGCCTATTCCAGTAACGACGACTCTACGGCTCAAGTGCTACTTGCCGCCTTTCGCGTGTGCGTTGATGTAGTCGACGGCGTTCTTGACCGTCTTGATCTTCTCAGCTTCTTCGTCGGGAATCTCGATGTCGAAAGCCTCTTCGAAGGCCATGACGAGTTCGACGGTGTCGAGGGAGTCTGCGCCGAGGTCGTCCACGAACGACGCATTAGGAGTAACTTCGCCTTCATCCACGCCAAGTTGTTCCACGATGATCTGCTTTACCTTCTCATCTACAGCGGCCATTCGCGTTCCTCTCTCTGTTGGAGATGTGACTGCCACGACTTCAAAATAGCCTACTCCGCTACGGGCGGGCAGGTTCGGAGATTGCTTTGGGATTCTACTGCTTCGCTATCTTGGAGTTCTTCTCGATGTAGCTGACCGCGTCCTGCACGGTCTTGATCTTCTCGGCTTCTTCGTCGGGGATTTCGAGATCGAAGGCCTCCTCGAATGCCATGATGAGCTCGACACGATCGAGAGAATCGGCGCCGAGATCGTCCACAAACGATGCGCTGGGCGAGACCTCGCTCTCTTCCACGCTGAGCTGGTCCACGATGATCTGTTTGACTTTATCTTCAACCCCGGGCATCGAGGGTCCTCCTGTTTGCGCCAATTGCGCGCAACAAACCTCTCAGTCTATATGGGGCTGGGAAATACTGGCAAGGACCGGGGAACGGCGAACACGAAGGTCACGAAGTTAACTGAGAGAGGTCACGACGAGTGGGGGAATTTATCTCCAGCTATACCCATTTACGACTCGCCGGATACCGTCTTTCAGGCGTTCAACATGGAAGTTGATTAGAAGGCCGAGCGGCTTGCCGTTTAGCCGGAGGTAAGAGAGAAGCTGCGCTTTGTGAACTGGAAGAATGGCTTCGACGCACTTCAGCTCAACGATGACCATGTTCTCAACTAGCAGATCGACTCGATAACCCAGTTCCAGCCGAACTCCCTCGTAAACTGCTGGAAATCCAACTTGCGACCGAACACTCAATCCCGACCGTTGCAGCTCGAACGAGAGAAACGCCTCGTACGCACTCTCCAATAAGCCCGGGCCGACGGCGGTATGTACTTTCATAGCGGCACGAATGATCTCTCGACTGATTGAGTCTGGAGTTCTTATCGCTCGTGCCGCAGTCCCCATTCGTCGTGACCTCTCTAAGTTGACTTCGTGGCCTTCGTGTTCGCCGTTCCCGGTTATTTTCCTGGCACTGGAGGAACGCCGCCATACTCATCACGCAGCCGCGTCTGTCGGTTCTCCATGGGAATCTTGCGGCCTTCGATGAACACCTGCTTCACATCGGTTTTCACATCCAGTGGATCGCCGTTTGCGATCACGACGTTGGCGGTTTTGCCGACATCTAGTGAGCCGAGTTTGTCGGCTACTCCCCACATTTCGGCGGGATTGATGGTCACGGCTTTCAGTGCCTCTTCGTAGGGAAGTCCGAACGCAACTGCGTAGCCGGCAGCATACGGCAGGTTTCGGTTGTTCTCTACGTGATACGAGGCGAAGGCAATCTTCACGCCGCGTTTGTACAGCTCTGCTGGCAGCGAATACACGGCATCGTAGCGCTCGTCGCCTCGCGGAAAGTCGTAGATGGGGCCGACGATCACTGGTACCTTCCACGAAGCGATTTCATCCAGGACGTCCTGCGAATGCGTCACGTGGTTCAAAATGACTTTGAGATTGAACTCGTGCGCAAGACGCATTGCGTTTTCCACGTCGTAGCCATCTTTTGCTCCGATCACAACAGGCTTTTGACCATGCAGGTAGGGAAGCAACGCCTCAAGCTTCAGGTCGCGCTTCTGCCCTCCTGCCTTGCTCGAAGCGCTGCTGGACGAATCGGAAGTGCGGCCTGCACCGCTCTTCTGCCGGGCTTCGTAGTCCTGCGCATCGAGGAATGCCTGACGCAGCTGCGATGCCAATCCCATGCGTGTGGATGGAAAGCGGCTGCTGATCCCTCCACCCTCGCCGCGTCCACCACGGCGTCGCTGCTCGGCAGAGAAATTCAAGGGCATAGCGATGTCGCGCACAAGAATCATGTCGTCACGATCCTTGCCGTCGAGCTGAATGAAGATGTCCTGGCCGGGCAGGCTGTCTTCCGTGCCTGGCGCTACAATCGCATTGGTGATGCCATTGACGCGTACGACAGGAATGCGCTGCGTCTCTGCATGAAACGCATCGTACACGTGCATCTGCGGCATGATCTCGTCACTGGGTTCGACAAGGTCGTTGCTCATCTGATCGGCTTCCACTTCTACGAGCCCAATGTTCGTTTCTGAATCGATCAGACCCGGATAGACCGTCATTCCTGTCGCATCCACAACTGTCGCATTGCGTGGGATCGCTGTGCCTGACCCACCCACAGCGGTAATCTTGCCCCCGTCCATGATGACAACGCCGTTCTCAATCACGCCATGAGTAATCGTGAGCAGCTTGCCTCCGCGAATCGCGATCGGACCAGCCTCTTCAACCTTTGAAGTCGCCATGCGCGTTTTCTGCCTGGAGCTTTGCGCCGGCGAGATGGCAACGAGAACCGAGAGAAAGCTGATCGCGAGTCGTCTGGTTTTCATTAGTGCATCTCCCCGATTCCCATTTCGTCTTCGAGACTGCCATCGAAGTCGCTGCCCGACATGGGAGCGTTCTTCCAGTGCGTGAGTCCCAAACCAGGAAGTGAGCTGTCGAAGTAAACTTCGCCGTCGATAATCGTCTTCTCTACTTTGGCGTAGCTGGAGAGCGGGTCTGTGTTCCAGATGGAGATATCCGCATCCTTTCCTACTTCGAGCGAGCCGACCCGATTATCGACGCCGATGATCCATGCCGGATTTAGCGTGATCATCTTCAATGCTTCTTCCTGCGTCGCGGCGCCATAACGAATGACTTTGCCGGCATCTTGATTCAGGCGCCGAACCACATCATTGGAATCGCTCTTAAGAGCAACTCGAACTCCGTGGCGGGAGGTCATCACGGCATTCCAGGGCTGTGCGTCCCAAGCTTCGTCTTTGAAGCCCCACCAGTCGGGCCAGGTCGCCACGGCGATGCCCTCGGCGGCGATTTTGTCTGCCACTTTGTAAGCTTCCAGCGCGTGATGGAATGCGCGGATGTGATATCCGAACTCGCGCGCCATTGCCATCTCGGTGAGGAACTCGTCGGCGCGATAGCAGTGAATCTGAACGTAAAGCTTGCCCCGAAGAACATCGGCGAGAGCGTCGAGCTTCAGATCGCGCTTGGGAGCGCGTATATCTTTTTCCCCTTTTTGCACTTTAGCGTTGTAATCATCCCAATCGCGCATATACTCGCGAGCCTGCTGCAGGGCCTCGCGCTGCACCTCAAAGTTGCCCATGCGGGTTGATGGGAGCTGATTGCGCGAGCCATAAACGCGCTTCGGATTTTCGCCGGTTGCGAACTTGATTGAGCGCGGCGCATTGGGGAAGAGCATTTGCTCGCGGCTCAGGCCGAACTTGTTCTTAATCACCACGGCCTGGCCGCCAATCACGTTCGCTGAGCCGTGCAAAAGCAGAAGCGACGTGACGCCGCCGGCGAGCGCCTGATACAGGCCCTTGTCGGTATTCACGAATGCATCGAGCATGTTCATCGACGGCGTGATCGGGTTGGTAGCTTCGTTCACATCGCTGTCAAGGGCCAGATGCGAGTGGCAATCGACAATGCCGGGCATGACGAATTTGCCGTTGGCGTCGATCACCGTAGCTCCGGCAGGTGCAGAGATATTGGTTCCAATCTGCGCGATTTTGCCGTTGTGGACCAGCACGCTCCCGTTCTGAATCACGCCGTGAGTGACCGTCAGGATTGTGCCGTTGCGGATGAGCAGATCGGGCACGGCAGCTGGACCAGTCTGGGAAGTTGCAGTCTGAGCTGCAACCGAAGCCGTGATTGACAGCGCGACCAGGCCTGCACACCAGAGCCAGCGGAAGATCCCCATTAGATTTCTCCTGATTGATGCGATAAAGACAGAGCAGAGTAAATGGAGAACTTGCAATAGGCAATAAGCAGTAGCGATGGGAGTGTACCGGGGACGGCGAACACGAAGGTCACGAAGGCAACGTCGAGAGGTCACGAAGTGAAAAGCTGCAACCTGCATCGTGGGTGATTTCTTTGTGACCTCTCGAAGGGACACTTCGTGACCTTCGTCTTCGCCTCTCTCGCCGCCTATTGCTTATTGCTGTACCCTCATTCATTCTTCCAGTCATGCGCGCCGTCGTTCAGCGAGTCAGCGAAGCGAGCGTCACCGTCGACGGACGAATCGTGGGACGGATCGGGAACGGACTGCTCGTGCTCCTCGGAGTCAGCAAAACTGACAATCAAACTTCCGCCGATTACATGATCGACAAGCTGCTTGGCTTGCGCGTTTTTCCTGACGCGGAAGGCAAGATGAATTTGAACGTGCGCGAGGCCGGTGGCGCTGTGCTGGTGGTGTCGCAATTCACGTTATATGGCGATGTACGTCGAGGAAAGCGGCCGTCGTTCGACGATGCCGCACGTCCGGAGCAGGCGAGGGCGCTTTATGAATACTTCGTGGCAACGATTCGCGAACAAAGCATTGAGTGTGCGACCGGAGAATTTCAGGCGATGATGAAGGTTGCTCTTGTGAACGATGGACCGGTCACGATTTTGATTGATTCGGAAAAGGCGTTTTGACCCAAGACAACGGAACCGCCGGCGGTAGCCGGTGGGCAGCCGCGTGTTTTGCGGCTGCGTTTTTCTTTATGTATACGGCATCGTTTGCCCGGAGCTGGCCATTCGGCCCATCTCCGGCCCAGCGGCTACCGCCGCCGGTTCTGTCGATTGTTGCTAGCGTGCGAAATTCGTTTCCACAAACGAAATCGCCTCTTCCCGCGTGTGTAACGTGCCTTCGAGTTGCGCGTCCTCGACAGCCTGCAGCATGGTGCGGAATTGCGGGCCGGGTTTCCAGCCGTGCTGAATGAGATCATTGCCGCTGATGAGCGGTGCCGGCCTCATTTCTTCTTCAGGCGTGCTCTCCAGCTTTTCCCGCACGAATTCGTACAGTGAGAGATCACGATGGCTGCCGGTGCAATCGAGTTTGTGAAGTTCGAGGTGCTCCTCAAAATGAGGCAGGCGCATAAAGCGTTTCAGCGTTGACTCTTTCATCTTCTTCGCGTCGCCAAAACGCATGTGATTGGCGACGAGCGCCGCAATCTGCTCAGTGGCTTCGTTCGAAAATCGTAGACGGTGGCAGATTTCCTCTGCCATGCGCGTTCCCACTTCGGCATGGCCGTCGAAGCGGATACGATCCGGTGCCACACGAAACGTAGGTGGCTTGCCGACATCGTGGAGCAAAACTCCCCAAGCCAAGGACTTCGAGCAGCCTTTTTCCAACCCTGCTAGGAGCAGCAAAGTGTGGATCCACACATCGCCTTCCGGATGGTACTGCGGCGGCTGCGCGACGCCTTTCATTGCGCTTATCTCCGGTAAAACCTCGATCAGCAGACCGGTTGCGTCCAGCAGTTCAAAGCATCGGCGCGCGTGTCCCTCGGTGAGCATTTTGTCGAGTTCATCGCGGATGCGCTCGCGGCTCACCTGGTGAATGTCTCGCGCAAGTTCGCGGATCGCGTTCATGGTCCGCGATTCGATTTCGTAACCGAGGCGGGCCGCGAAGCGCACTGCTCGCATCATGCGTAACTTGTCTTCACGAAACCGCGTGCCCGGATCGCCAATGGTGCGGACAATCCTGCGTTCCAGATCGGAACGACCGCCAACGAAATCGAGGACCTCGTTCCTTATTGGATCGAGCAGCAA
This genomic interval carries:
- a CDS encoding CCA tRNA nucleotidyltransferase, translated to MTTETISASHARSQKARVAALSVLERIRAAGHSAYFVGGCVRDLLLGVAPQDYDITTSARPDDVLSLFADTVAVGAQFGVILVLIRPNGTRDATPIQVEVATYRSDVGYSDGRHPDAVRYSDTAEEDVQRRDFTINGLLLDPIRNEVLDFVGGRSDLERRIVRTIGDPGTRFREDKLRMMRAVRFAARLGYEIESRTMNAIRELARDIHQVSRERIRDELDKMLTEGHARRCFELLDATGLLIEVLPEISAMKGVAQPPQYHPEGDVWIHTLLLLAGLEKGCSKSLAWGVLLHDVGKPPTFRVAPDRIRFDGHAEVGTRMAEEICHRLRFSNEATEQIAALVANHMRFGDAKKMKESTLKRFMRLPHFEEHLELHKLDCTGSHRDLSLYEFVREKLESTPEEEMRPAPLISGNDLIQHGWKPGPQFRTMLQAVEDAQLEGTLHTREEAISFVETNFAR
- the acpP gene encoding acyl carrier protein, producing MPGVEDKVKQIIVDQLSVEESEVSPSASFVDDLGADSLDRVELIMAFEEAFDLEIPDEEAEKIKTVQDAVSYIEKNSKIAKQ
- a CDS encoding amidohydrolase family protein, which gives rise to MKTRRLAISFLSVLVAISPAQSSRQKTRMATSKVEEAGPIAIRGGKLLTITHGVIENGVVIMDGGKITAVGGSGTAIPRNATVVDATGMTVYPGLIDSETNIGLVEVEADQMSNDLVEPSDEIMPQMHVYDAFHAETQRIPVVRVNGITNAIVAPGTEDSLPGQDIFIQLDGKDRDDMILVRDIAMPLNFSAEQRRRGGRGEGGGISSRFPSTRMGLASQLRQAFLDAQDYEARQKSGAGRTSDSSSSASSKAGGQKRDLKLEALLPYLHGQKPVVIGAKDGYDVENAMRLAHEFNLKVILNHVTHSQDVLDEIASWKVPVIVGPIYDFPRGDERYDAVYSLPAELYKRGVKIAFASYHVENNRNLPYAAGYAVAFGLPYEEALKAVTINPAEMWGVADKLGSLDVGKTANVVIANGDPLDVKTDVKQVFIEGRKIPMENRQTRLRDEYGGVPPVPGK
- the acpP gene encoding acyl carrier protein, translated to MAAVDEKVKQIIVEQLGVDEGEVTPNASFVDDLGADSLDTVELVMAFEEAFDIEIPDEEAEKIKTVKNAVDYINAHAKGGK
- the dtd gene encoding D-aminoacyl-tRNA deacylase; the protein is MRAVVQRVSEASVTVDGRIVGRIGNGLLVLLGVSKTDNQTSADYMIDKLLGLRVFPDAEGKMNLNVREAGGAVLVVSQFTLYGDVRRGKRPSFDDAARPEQARALYEYFVATIREQSIECATGEFQAMMKVALVNDGPVTILIDSEKAF
- a CDS encoding GxxExxY protein, producing the protein MGTAARAIRTPDSISREIIRAAMKVHTAVGPGLLESAYEAFLSFELQRSGLSVRSQVGFPAVYEGVRLELGYRVDLLVENMVIVELKCVEAILPVHKAQLLSYLRLNGKPLGLLINFHVERLKDGIRRVVNGYSWR
- a CDS encoding amidohydrolase family protein codes for the protein MGIFRWLWCAGLVALSITASVAAQTATSQTGPAAVPDLLIRNGTILTVTHGVIQNGSVLVHNGKIAQIGTNISAPAGATVIDANGKFVMPGIVDCHSHLALDSDVNEATNPITPSMNMLDAFVNTDKGLYQALAGGVTSLLLLHGSANVIGGQAVVIKNKFGLSREQMLFPNAPRSIKFATGENPKRVYGSRNQLPSTRMGNFEVQREALQQAREYMRDWDDYNAKVQKGEKDIRAPKRDLKLDALADVLRGKLYVQIHCYRADEFLTEMAMAREFGYHIRAFHHALEAYKVADKIAAEGIAVATWPDWWGFKDEAWDAQPWNAVMTSRHGVRVALKSDSNDVVRRLNQDAGKVIRYGAATQEEALKMITLNPAWIIGVDNRVGSLEVGKDADISIWNTDPLSSYAKVEKTIIDGEVYFDSSLPGLGLTHWKNAPMSGSDFDGSLEDEMGIGEMH
- the fabF gene encoding beta-ketoacyl-ACP synthase II → MSRRVVVTGIGLICGVGNTSPEVWTNLLAGKSGVAQITGFDTTGFACTIAAEVKNFDPLNFIEKKEARKMGRFIHVCMAATDEAVKMAGLSITPDIAERVGVHIGSGIGGFDIIEREHSNLIQGGPRKISPFFIPAAIINLAAGHVSIRYGAKGPNEATATACTTSAHSIGDAFKIIARGAADVMIAGGTEAAITPMGVGGFAAMRALSTRNDAPEKASRPFDVDRDGFVIGEGAGILILEELDFARRRGAPIFAEIIGYGMSADAYHITQPAEEGEGGYRVMVAAMADAGVKPEQIDYINVHGTSTPLGDVLETKAIKRAFGEHAKNGLAVSSTKSMTGHLLGGAGGLEAGITVLALRDQCLPPTINLDKPDPECDLDYVPNKSRQTKIEIALSNSFGFGGTNGSLIFRRWTE